A portion of the uncultured Draconibacterium sp. genome contains these proteins:
- the rpoB gene encoding DNA-directed RNA polymerase subunit beta, protein MSVQAKKERINFSSTQTRFDYPDFLEVQVKSFKDFFQLKTTPDKRKGEGLYRVFEENFPISDTRNNFVLEFIDYQVDPPRYSIDECIERGLTFSVPLKAKLKLYCTDPEHEDFDTVVQDVYLGTVPYMTDRGTFIINGAERVIVSQLHRSPGVFFGQSLHANGTKLYSARIIPFKGSWIEFATDINSVMFAYIDRKKKLPVTTLLRAIGYESDKDVLEIFNLADEVKVSKSGLKKVVGRRLAARVLKSWVEDFVDEDTGEVVSIERNEVIIDRETDIEEDHIEEILESGVKTILLHKEDQNQQDFAIIYNTLQKDPCNSEKEAVLHIYRQLRNAEPPDEATARDVIDKLFFSDKRYDLGEVGRYRINKKLGLDLDMENRVLTKVDIIEIIKNLIQLVNSKTDVDDIDHLSNRRVRTVGEQMYNQFGVGLARMARTIRERMNVRDNEVFTPIDLINSKTLSSVINSFFGTNALSQFMDQTNPLAEMTHKRRMSALGPGGLSRERAGFEVRDVHFTHYGRLCPIETPEGPNIGLISSLCVFAKINDLGFISTPYRKVENGKVDLSETGSVYLTAEEEEGKIIAQANAPIAEDGKFINEKVKARLDGDYPVVDAGEVELMDVGPNQIASVAASLISFLEHDDANRALMGSNMMRQAVPLLRPEAPIVGTGLEASVAKDSEVMVCAEADGVIEFVDAKQIIVRYDMTEEDRFVSFDPEVVTYNLQKYTKTNQGTTVDLKPIVVKGQRVTEGEILTEGYATDKGELALGRNLQVAFMPWQGYNYEDAIVISERIVREDVFTSVHVDEYTLEVRDTKRGVEEFTSDIPNVSEEATRNLDENGLIRVGANVKPGDILIGKITPKGESDPSPEEKLLRAIFGDKAGDVKDASLKASPSLKGVVIDKKLFSRVAKDKKGKATKTLLDQIDEKLEKDIAALRVKLEDKLFTLVNGKTSQGVKDYYGTEFIPKGVKFTLKQLQELDYLNIDPSKWTTDKAKNDLIFRLVNNFIMKQKEAEAVSRRERYNVTIGDELPAGIIQLAKIYIAKKRKLQIGDKMAGRHGNKGIVSRVVRAEDMPFLADGTPVDIVLNPLGVPSRMNLGQIYETVLGWAGKELGLKFATPIFDGASLDEVSEYTDKAGIPRYGETRLINGETGEPFDQPATVGIIYMLKLGHMVEDKMHARSIGPYSLITQQPLGGKAQFGGQRFGEMEVWALEAFGASHILQEILTVKSDDVMGRAKAYESIVKGEPMPQPGIPESLNVLLHELRGLGLSVRME, encoded by the coding sequence ATGTCAGTACAAGCAAAAAAAGAGAGGATTAATTTTTCCTCAACACAAACCAGGTTTGATTACCCTGACTTCTTAGAAGTACAAGTTAAATCATTTAAAGACTTTTTTCAGTTAAAAACCACACCTGACAAAAGAAAAGGGGAGGGTTTATACAGAGTTTTTGAAGAAAACTTTCCAATATCGGATACTCGAAATAATTTCGTATTGGAATTTATCGACTACCAGGTCGATCCTCCTCGATACTCGATAGACGAGTGTATAGAACGTGGTTTAACTTTTAGCGTACCGCTAAAAGCAAAGCTGAAACTCTACTGTACCGATCCGGAACACGAAGATTTTGATACCGTAGTTCAGGATGTGTATTTAGGAACTGTGCCATACATGACCGACAGAGGTACCTTTATTATCAATGGTGCCGAGCGTGTTATTGTTTCGCAGCTGCACAGATCTCCGGGTGTATTCTTTGGTCAAAGTTTACATGCCAACGGTACAAAATTATATTCTGCACGTATTATTCCTTTCAAAGGATCGTGGATTGAGTTTGCAACCGACATCAACAGCGTGATGTTTGCATACATCGACAGGAAAAAGAAATTACCTGTAACCACATTATTGCGTGCTATTGGCTATGAAAGCGATAAAGATGTTCTGGAAATATTTAATCTGGCAGACGAAGTAAAAGTTTCAAAGTCGGGATTAAAGAAAGTAGTAGGAAGAAGATTAGCTGCCCGTGTATTAAAATCATGGGTTGAAGACTTTGTAGATGAAGATACTGGTGAAGTTGTATCGATTGAGCGTAACGAAGTAATTATTGATCGTGAAACAGACATTGAAGAAGATCACATTGAGGAAATTCTTGAATCGGGTGTAAAAACCATTCTGTTACACAAGGAAGATCAAAACCAGCAAGATTTTGCTATTATTTACAACACGCTTCAAAAAGATCCATGTAACTCGGAAAAAGAGGCCGTTCTTCACATCTACCGTCAGTTGCGTAACGCAGAACCGCCCGATGAAGCGACTGCTCGCGATGTTATTGATAAACTGTTCTTCTCAGATAAGAGATACGACCTTGGAGAAGTTGGTCGTTACAGAATCAATAAAAAATTAGGATTAGATCTGGACATGGAAAACCGTGTCCTAACAAAAGTCGACATCATTGAGATTATTAAGAACCTTATTCAATTGGTAAACTCAAAAACAGATGTTGATGATATTGACCACTTAAGTAACCGTAGGGTACGTACGGTAGGCGAGCAAATGTACAACCAGTTTGGTGTAGGTTTGGCCCGTATGGCACGTACAATCCGCGAGCGTATGAATGTTCGCGATAACGAGGTGTTTACTCCGATCGATTTGATTAACTCGAAAACTTTGTCTTCAGTTATCAATTCATTCTTCGGAACAAACGCACTTTCGCAGTTTATGGATCAAACCAACCCACTGGCTGAAATGACGCACAAACGTCGTATGTCGGCTTTAGGTCCTGGTGGTCTTTCTCGTGAGCGTGCAGGTTTCGAGGTTCGTGACGTTCACTTTACGCACTACGGTCGTTTATGTCCGATTGAAACACCAGAGGGTCCAAACATTGGTTTGATCTCTTCTTTGTGTGTTTTCGCAAAAATTAACGACTTAGGATTTATTTCAACACCATACCGAAAAGTAGAAAACGGTAAAGTGGACCTGTCAGAAACAGGTTCTGTTTACTTAACTGCTGAAGAGGAAGAAGGTAAAATTATTGCACAGGCGAATGCCCCAATTGCAGAAGATGGTAAATTCATTAACGAGAAGGTAAAAGCTCGTTTGGATGGTGACTATCCTGTAGTTGACGCAGGCGAAGTTGAACTGATGGACGTTGGTCCTAACCAGATTGCTTCGGTTGCTGCATCACTTATTTCGTTCCTTGAGCACGATGATGCGAACCGTGCATTAATGGGATCGAACATGATGCGCCAGGCAGTTCCGTTGCTTCGTCCCGAGGCACCAATTGTTGGTACCGGATTAGAAGCTAGTGTTGCCAAAGATTCAGAGGTAATGGTATGTGCCGAAGCCGATGGTGTTATCGAATTTGTTGATGCAAAACAGATTATTGTGCGTTACGATATGACGGAAGAAGATCGCTTTGTGAGCTTCGATCCTGAAGTGGTAACTTATAATCTGCAAAAATATACTAAAACGAACCAGGGAACTACAGTTGACTTAAAACCAATTGTAGTAAAAGGTCAGCGTGTAACAGAAGGTGAAATTCTTACCGAAGGTTACGCAACCGATAAAGGTGAGTTGGCGCTTGGTCGTAACCTGCAGGTGGCATTCATGCCTTGGCAGGGTTATAACTACGAGGATGCGATTGTAATTTCGGAGCGTATTGTTCGCGAGGATGTTTTCACGTCGGTACACGTTGATGAATACACTTTGGAAGTGCGCGACACAAAACGTGGAGTTGAAGAATTTACTTCTGATATTCCTAACGTAAGTGAAGAAGCTACCCGCAATCTTGATGAAAATGGTTTGATCAGAGTTGGAGCCAACGTTAAACCTGGCGACATTCTTATTGGTAAAATTACGCCAAAAGGAGAATCTGATCCTTCACCTGAAGAAAAACTTTTACGTGCAATCTTTGGTGATAAAGCAGGTGATGTAAAAGATGCTTCATTAAAAGCATCTCCATCTTTAAAAGGTGTTGTTATCGATAAAAAATTGTTCTCTCGCGTTGCGAAAGACAAAAAAGGTAAAGCAACAAAAACATTGCTCGACCAGATCGATGAAAAACTGGAAAAAGACATTGCAGCACTTCGCGTAAAATTAGAGGATAAACTGTTCACTTTGGTTAATGGTAAAACTTCGCAGGGAGTGAAAGACTATTACGGAACTGAGTTTATTCCTAAAGGCGTTAAGTTTACACTGAAGCAATTACAGGAACTGGATTACCTGAATATAGATCCTTCAAAATGGACCACCGATAAAGCTAAAAACGATTTGATTTTTAGATTGGTGAACAACTTCATTATGAAGCAGAAAGAAGCTGAGGCTGTTTCACGCCGCGAGCGTTACAATGTAACTATCGGTGATGAGCTTCCTGCAGGTATTATTCAGTTGGCGAAAATTTATATTGCTAAAAAACGCAAACTGCAAATTGGTGATAAAATGGCGGGTCGTCACGGAAACAAGGGTATTGTTTCGCGTGTAGTACGTGCCGAAGATATGCCATTCCTTGCAGACGGAACACCGGTTGATATCGTATTGAACCCACTTGGTGTACCATCGCGTATGAACCTTGGACAGATTTACGAAACTGTACTTGGTTGGGCCGGTAAAGAGCTTGGTTTGAAATTCGCAACGCCTATTTTTGATGGTGCTAGTTTGGATGAAGTTTCTGAATACACCGATAAGGCAGGTATTCCTCGTTACGGAGAAACCCGCCTGATTAACGGTGAAACCGGAGAGCCATTCGACCAGCCAGCAACTGTAGGTATTATTTATATGTTGAAACTGGGCCACATGGTAGAAGACAAAATGCACGCTCGTTCAATCGGACCTTACTCATTAATTACGCAGCAGCCATTAGGTGGTAAAGCACAGTTTGGTGGTCAGCGTTTTGGTGAGATGGAAGTTTGGGCACTAGAGGCATTTGGTGCTTCTCATATCCTTCAGGAAATTCTTACCGTTAAGTCGGATGACGTAATGGGACGTGCAAAAGCTTACGAATCGATTGTGAAAGGTGAGCCAATGCCACAACCGGGAATTCCTGAATCGCTGAATGTACTGCTTCACGAATTACGCGGACTTGGTCTGAGCGTGAGAATGGAGTAG
- the rpoC gene encoding DNA-directed RNA polymerase subunit beta' produces the protein MAFKKDNKAKTSFSKVSVSLSSPEEILERSFGEVLKPETINYRTYKPERDGLFCERIFGPVKDYECHCGKYKRIRYKGIVCDRCGVEVTEKKVRRERMGHISLVVPVAHIWYFKSLPNKIGYLLGLPTKKLDTIIYYERYVVIQPGVKHQDGVKELDFLTEEEYLDILDTLPKENQFLDDDDPNKFIAKMGAEALFDILSRLELDSLSYTLRHKANTETSQQRKNEALKRLQVVEAFRASKNLNRPEWMIVRVVPVIPPDLRPLVPLDGGRFATSDLNDLYRRVIIRNNRLKRLIEIKAPEVILRNEKRMLQEAVDSLFDNSRKSNAVKTENNRALKSLSDSLKGKQGRFRQNLLGKRVDYSARSVIVVGPKLRIHECGIPKDMAAELYKPFVIRKLIERGIVKTVKSAKKIVDRKDPVVWEILENVLKGHPVMLNRAPTLHRLSIQAFQPVLIEGKAIQLHPLVCTGFNADFDGDQMAVHLPLGNAAILEAQLLMLASHNLLNPANGAPIQVPSQDMVLGLYYMTKPRNGSRGEGMTFYSAEEVTIAYEEKAIDLHAIIKVKVEDIDENGEYFNHIIETTVGRVIFNEYVPRQAGYVNQILTKKSLRTIITDVFNKAGNAITVKFLDDIKNLGYTMAYRGGLSFNLGDVIIPEDKADIVGNGYSEVEEVINNYNMGFITNNERYNQVIDIWTHANAKLTNSVMKTISTDRQGFNSIYMMLDSGARGSKEQIRQLCGMRGLMAKPQKSGSTGSQIIENPILANFKEGLSVLEYFISTHGARKGLADTALKTADAGYLTRRLVDVAQDVIISEDDCGTLRGLVATDVKNNEEVVASLFERIIGRTTVHDIFHPLNGELIIKSGEEITEEIAKVIEDSPIESVEIRSVLTCESKVGVCAKCYGRNLATGKKVQKGEATGVIAAQSIGEPGTQLTLRTFHVGGIAGNISAQSTVESKYDGYCEIEELRAVSYKDEDGEEIQVVVSRLAELKIIDKNTNIPLSTHPLPYGCKLYVKNGQEIRKGNLICEWDPFNGVIITEFDGKVEFDNLIDGITYREESDEQTGYSERVIIETKDKTKNPTLKIMDDAGEMIRSYNLPVGGHISVENGQEVKAGKILVKIPRAAGKAGDITGGLPRVTELFEARNPSNPAVVSEVDGEVSLGKIKRGNREIIVTTKNGDVKKYLVPLSKQILVQENDYIRAGIPLSDGATTPSDILAIKGPTAVQEYILNEVQDVYRMQGVKINDKHFEIIIRQMMRKVEIVDPGDTRFLEKQVVDKNEFMSENDWIYNKKVVVDPGDAEGLKSGQIVSARRLRDENSQLRRKDKKLVESRDAIPATSSQILQGITKAALQTRSWLSAASFQETTKVLNEAAINGKMDYLDGLKENVICGHLIPAGTGLKEYKNLVVGSKSEYDRLVDMRHSDNS, from the coding sequence ATGGCATTCAAAAAAGATAATAAAGCAAAAACTAGTTTCTCAAAAGTTTCGGTAAGCCTTTCATCTCCTGAAGAAATTCTGGAAAGATCGTTTGGTGAAGTACTGAAGCCAGAAACAATTAACTACAGAACGTATAAACCAGAACGTGATGGTTTGTTCTGTGAGCGTATTTTCGGACCGGTAAAAGACTACGAATGCCACTGTGGTAAATACAAACGTATCCGTTATAAAGGTATCGTTTGCGACCGTTGTGGTGTTGAAGTAACCGAAAAGAAAGTACGTCGTGAGCGTATGGGACACATTTCATTGGTGGTACCTGTAGCTCACATTTGGTATTTCAAATCGTTGCCTAACAAAATTGGTTACTTGCTTGGTTTACCAACCAAAAAGCTTGATACCATTATTTATTACGAACGCTATGTTGTTATCCAGCCGGGTGTAAAACATCAGGATGGTGTTAAAGAATTGGATTTCTTAACTGAAGAAGAGTACCTGGATATTCTGGATACACTTCCAAAAGAAAATCAATTCCTTGACGACGACGATCCAAACAAATTCATCGCCAAAATGGGTGCTGAAGCATTGTTTGATATCCTTAGCCGTTTAGAGCTTGATTCTTTGTCGTACACATTGCGTCATAAAGCAAACACCGAAACATCGCAGCAGCGTAAAAACGAGGCGTTAAAACGCCTGCAGGTTGTTGAGGCATTCAGAGCAAGTAAAAACCTTAACCGTCCGGAGTGGATGATCGTTAGGGTTGTGCCTGTAATTCCTCCTGATCTGCGTCCGTTAGTGCCGCTTGATGGTGGTCGTTTTGCAACATCAGATTTGAATGACTTGTACCGAAGAGTAATTATCCGTAACAACCGTTTGAAACGATTGATCGAGATTAAAGCTCCTGAGGTAATTTTAAGAAACGAGAAACGTATGCTACAGGAAGCTGTAGATTCGTTATTCGATAACTCAAGAAAATCTAATGCCGTTAAAACAGAAAACAACCGTGCGCTGAAATCACTGTCTGACAGTTTGAAAGGTAAGCAAGGTCGTTTCCGTCAGAACCTTTTGGGTAAACGTGTTGACTATTCTGCACGTTCGGTAATCGTTGTTGGTCCTAAATTAAGGATTCACGAATGCGGTATTCCAAAAGATATGGCTGCAGAGCTTTACAAACCTTTTGTAATCCGTAAGTTGATTGAAAGAGGTATTGTAAAAACTGTAAAATCGGCAAAGAAAATCGTTGACAGAAAAGATCCTGTAGTTTGGGAAATTCTTGAAAACGTGCTGAAAGGACACCCTGTAATGTTGAACAGGGCACCTACTCTGCACCGTCTGTCAATTCAGGCATTCCAGCCTGTTCTTATTGAAGGTAAAGCAATTCAGCTGCATCCGTTGGTATGTACCGGTTTTAACGCCGACTTCGACGGTGACCAGATGGCGGTTCACTTACCATTAGGTAATGCTGCAATTTTGGAAGCTCAGTTGTTAATGCTTGCTTCGCATAACTTGTTGAACCCTGCTAACGGTGCTCCTATTCAGGTACCATCGCAGGATATGGTTTTGGGGCTGTACTACATGACCAAACCACGTAACGGTAGTCGCGGAGAAGGTATGACTTTCTACTCGGCAGAAGAAGTAACTATTGCATACGAAGAGAAAGCAATAGATCTTCACGCCATTATTAAAGTTAAAGTTGAAGACATCGACGAAAATGGTGAATATTTTAACCATATCATCGAAACAACTGTAGGTCGTGTTATTTTCAACGAATATGTACCACGTCAGGCAGGTTACGTAAACCAGATTTTGACAAAAAAATCGTTACGTACCATTATTACCGACGTATTCAATAAGGCTGGTAACGCAATTACTGTTAAATTTCTTGATGATATTAAAAACCTTGGTTACACAATGGCTTACCGTGGTGGTTTGTCGTTTAACCTTGGCGACGTTATCATTCCGGAAGATAAAGCTGATATCGTAGGAAACGGTTATAGCGAAGTTGAAGAGGTAATCAATAACTATAACATGGGATTCATTACCAACAACGAACGTTACAACCAGGTTATTGATATCTGGACACATGCGAACGCTAAACTTACCAACTCGGTAATGAAAACTATTAGTACCGACCGTCAGGGATTCAACTCAATTTATATGATGCTTGATTCCGGTGCGAGGGGTTCTAAAGAGCAGATTCGCCAGTTGTGCGGAATGAGGGGTTTGATGGCAAAACCACAAAAATCTGGTTCTACAGGTTCGCAGATTATTGAAAACCCGATTTTGGCAAACTTTAAAGAAGGTCTTTCGGTACTCGAGTACTTTATCTCTACTCACGGTGCTCGTAAAGGTTTGGCGGATACCGCGCTTAAAACAGCTGATGCGGGTTACTTAACACGTCGTTTGGTAGACGTTGCCCAGGATGTTATCATCTCGGAAGACGACTGCGGAACATTGCGTGGTTTGGTGGCTACCGATGTTAAAAATAACGAAGAGGTTGTTGCATCATTATTCGAAAGAATTATTGGTCGTACAACTGTTCACGATATTTTCCACCCGCTTAATGGTGAGTTGATCATTAAATCGGGAGAAGAGATTACCGAAGAGATTGCTAAAGTAATCGAAGATTCGCCAATTGAAAGCGTTGAAATTCGTTCGGTATTAACCTGTGAATCGAAAGTTGGTGTTTGTGCCAAGTGTTACGGACGTAACCTGGCTACCGGCAAGAAAGTTCAGAAAGGTGAAGCGACGGGTGTTATCGCTGCTCAGTCGATTGGAGAGCCGGGTACACAGCTTACACTGCGTACCTTCCACGTAGGGGGTATTGCGGGTAACATCTCGGCTCAATCAACAGTTGAATCGAAATACGACGGATATTGTGAGATTGAAGAACTTCGTGCCGTTTCGTACAAAGATGAAGACGGTGAAGAAATTCAGGTAGTTGTTAGTCGTTTGGCCGAATTGAAGATTATTGATAAAAATACCAATATTCCACTTTCAACGCATCCGCTACCATACGGTTGTAAACTGTATGTGAAAAACGGTCAGGAAATCCGCAAAGGAAATCTGATTTGTGAGTGGGACCCATTTAACGGTGTAATTATTACCGAATTTGATGGTAAGGTAGAATTTGATAACCTGATTGATGGTATTACATACCGCGAAGAATCGGATGAACAAACCGGTTATAGCGAGCGTGTAATTATCGAAACAAAAGATAAAACCAAAAACCCAACGTTGAAGATTATGGACGATGCAGGTGAAATGATCCGCTCGTACAACCTTCCTGTTGGAGGTCACATCTCGGTTGAAAACGGACAAGAAGTTAAAGCGGGTAAGATTTTGGTTAAGATTCCACGTGCAGCGGGTAAAGCAGGTGATATCACAGGGGGTCTGCCACGTGTTACCGAGTTATTCGAGGCACGTAACCCATCTAATCCTGCAGTTGTATCGGAGGTTGACGGTGAAGTATCACTGGGTAAAATCAAACGTGGTAACCGCGAGATCATTGTTACAACTAAAAACGGCGATGTGAAAAAATATCTTGTACCGCTGTCAAAACAGATTCTTGTACAGGAGAACGATTACATCAGGGCAGGTATCCCATTATCTGACGGAGCAACAACTCCTTCTGATATTCTTGCAATTAAAGGACCTACAGCTGTTCAGGAGTACATTTTGAATGAAGTTCAGGATGTGTACCGTATGCAGGGTGTAAAAATTAACGATAAACACTTTGAGATTATCATCCGTCAGATGATGCGTAAAGTTGAAATCGTTGATCCGGGTGATACCCGTTTTCTTGAGAAACAAGTAGTAGATAAAAACGAATTTATGTCGGAGAACGACTGGATTTACAACAAAAAAGTAGTTGTTGATCCGGGAGATGCAGAAGGTCTTAAATCGGGCCAGATTGTTTCTGCCCGTCGTTTGAGAGATGAAAATTCGCAGCTCAGAAGAAAAGATAAAAAACTGGTGGAATCAAGGGATGCAATTCCTGCAACATCAAGCCAAATTCTTCAGGGTATTACAAAAGCCGCGCTGCAAACACGTAGCTGGTTGTCTGCTGCATCGTTCCAGGAAACAACAAAAGTTCTTAACGAAGCCGCTATCAACGGTAAGATGGATTACCTTGACGGATTGAAAGAGAACGTTATTTGTGGTCACCTGATTCCGGCAGGTACAGGATTGAAAGAATACAAAAACCTTGTTGTAGGTTCTAAATCAGAGTACGACAGGTTAGTTGATATGAGACATTCGGATAATAGCTAA
- a CDS encoding DUF3467 domain-containing protein encodes MEDKKQKGQQINIELNEEVAQGTYSNLAVITHSTSEFVVDFVRIMPGIPKANVKSRIILTPEHAKRLLLALQDNVAKYEAQHGRIKNVKPGSDPNLPPMNFGGPTAQA; translated from the coding sequence ATGGAAGATAAAAAGCAAAAAGGACAACAAATTAATATTGAATTGAACGAGGAAGTAGCCCAGGGAACGTATTCGAACCTTGCTGTTATAACTCACTCAACTTCTGAATTTGTAGTTGATTTTGTGCGGATTATGCCTGGTATTCCAAAAGCGAATGTTAAGTCACGTATTATTCTTACACCGGAACACGCGAAACGTTTATTGTTGGCTTTGCAGGATAACGTAGCAAAATACGAAGCTCAGCACGGCCGGATTAAAAACGTAAAACCGGGTTCGGATCCGAATTTGCCTCCAATGAATTTTGGAGGACCAACAGCACAAGCATAG
- a CDS encoding electron transfer flavoprotein subunit beta/FixA family protein, translated as MKAYNIIVLAKQVPDTRNVGKDAMKADGTINRAVLPAIFNPEDLNALEQALRIKDQFPKSKINILTMGPGRAADIIREGLYRGADGGILLTDRAFAGSDTLATSYAIGQALKKMGKIDMIIAGRQAIDGDTAQVGPQVAEKLGMLQITYVEEVLDATDKSVTVKRRLENGVETVKCPLPLVITVNGSAPDCRARNAKRIMKFKKARTVTELQKENLDYTALYNEHPDLMIQEWTVNDIETDASQLGLTGSPTKVKTVENVVLQAKDSKVISAADEEIEAMMVELIKSHTIG; from the coding sequence ATGAAGGCTTATAACATTATTGTTTTGGCGAAGCAGGTTCCCGACACCAGAAATGTGGGGAAAGATGCGATGAAGGCTGACGGGACGATAAACAGGGCTGTGCTTCCTGCTATCTTTAATCCCGAGGATTTGAACGCACTCGAACAAGCATTGCGTATAAAAGATCAATTTCCAAAATCAAAAATCAATATTTTAACCATGGGGCCTGGCAGGGCTGCCGATATTATTCGCGAAGGTTTATATCGTGGTGCCGATGGTGGTATTTTGCTAACTGACCGTGCTTTTGCCGGATCGGATACATTGGCTACATCGTATGCCATTGGACAGGCGCTAAAGAAAATGGGGAAAATTGATATGATTATTGCAGGTCGTCAGGCAATTGACGGCGATACTGCCCAGGTTGGCCCTCAGGTAGCTGAAAAACTGGGTATGTTACAAATTACTTACGTTGAAGAAGTGCTTGACGCTACAGACAAATCAGTTACTGTAAAACGCCGTTTAGAGAATGGTGTTGAAACCGTAAAATGTCCGTTGCCACTTGTAATAACAGTAAACGGATCAGCTCCCGATTGCCGCGCCCGTAACGCCAAACGAATTATGAAATTCAAAAAGGCAAGAACAGTTACTGAACTTCAGAAAGAAAATCTGGACTACACCGCATTATACAACGAGCACCCTGACCTGATGATTCAGGAATGGACCGTTAATGATATTGAAACCGATGCGTCGCAGCTTGGTCTTACCGGCTCGCCAACCAAAGTAAAAACGGTGGAGAATGTTGTTCTTCAGGCAAAAGATTCGAAAGTAATTTCGGCCGCCGACGAAGAAATTGAAGCCATGATGGTTGAATTAATCAAGAGTCACACAATTGGCTAA
- a CDS encoding electron transfer flavoprotein subunit alpha/FixB family protein: MSNVFVYCEIEDGQVADVSQELLTKGRALANELKCKLEAIAIGTKLDKIGDQIIPYGVDTLYVADDKRLYPYQTLPHTSIVVNLFKEQKPQIALMGASSIGRDLGPRVSSALHSGLTADCTSLVIGDHYDKKQDKKYENLLYQIRPAFGGNIIATIINPDCRPQMATVREGVMKKEILDPKYKGKVVKLDVAKYVRDEDFVVEIIERHMEQSKVNVKGAPIVVAGGYGVGSKENFQLLYDLAEVLGGEVGASRAAVDSGLAGHERQIGQTGITVRPKLYIACGISGQIQHRAGMEDSAQIIAINTDPEAPINAIADYVITGDVAEVIPKMIKYYKKNTK; encoded by the coding sequence ATGAGCAACGTATTTGTTTATTGCGAAATAGAAGATGGCCAGGTAGCTGATGTTAGTCAGGAATTACTAACCAAAGGGCGTGCGCTGGCAAACGAATTGAAATGTAAACTGGAAGCCATAGCTATTGGCACAAAGCTCGATAAAATTGGCGACCAAATAATTCCTTATGGTGTTGATACACTTTATGTCGCCGATGATAAGCGTTTGTATCCCTACCAGACTTTGCCACACACATCGATTGTGGTGAACTTGTTTAAAGAGCAAAAACCACAAATTGCTTTGATGGGAGCATCGTCGATCGGTCGTGATTTAGGACCACGCGTTTCGTCAGCATTGCACAGTGGTTTAACTGCCGACTGTACAAGTTTGGTAATTGGCGATCATTACGATAAAAAACAAGACAAGAAATACGAAAACCTTCTTTACCAGATTCGTCCGGCATTTGGAGGAAACATCATTGCCACCATTATCAACCCCGATTGCCGTCCGCAAATGGCAACCGTACGCGAGGGAGTAATGAAAAAGGAAATTCTTGATCCGAAATACAAAGGAAAAGTTGTAAAACTTGATGTGGCTAAATATGTAAGAGACGAAGATTTCGTGGTTGAGATTATTGAGCGCCACATGGAACAAAGCAAGGTGAACGTTAAGGGTGCACCTATTGTTGTTGCCGGTGGTTACGGTGTAGGCTCGAAAGAGAACTTCCAGCTGTTGTACGATTTGGCAGAAGTACTGGGTGGCGAAGTTGGAGCTTCGCGTGCAGCCGTTGACTCTGGTTTGGCAGGTCACGAGCGCCAGATTGGACAAACAGGTATTACCGTTCGTCCGAAACTGTACATTGCCTGCGGTATCTCGGGGCAAATTCAGCACCGTGCCGGAATGGAGGATTCTGCACAAATCATTGCGATCAATACCGATCCTGAAGCTCCGATTAATGCAATAGCCGACTATGTTATTACCGGAGATGTGGCAGAGGTCATTCCTAAAATGATCAAGTATTATAAAAAGAACACCAAGTAG